The DNA window GGGAGATAACCCCGGACTGGCCGCTGTTCACCTGGGTCGCCGTGACCAACATGTTCACCGCGTACGGAAACGACCACAGGCGGCTGCGCAAGCTCGTCTCCACGGCGTTCACCGCGCGCGCCACCGAGGCCCTGCGCCCGCGTATCGAGCGCATGACCGCCGATCTGCTCGACGGCCTCGCCGCGGCCCCGGCGGGGCAGGTGGTGGATCTGCGCGAGGAGTACTGCTACCCGATCCCCATCCAGGTGATCTGCGAGCTGTTCGGCGTCAGCGACGAAGGCACGCGCAAGGAACTGCGCCGCCTGGTGGACGGCATCTTCAACACCGCCGCCTCCGCCGAGGAGGCCGCAGCCACCTTCCAGGGGATCCACACCGTCCTGTCCGACCTGGTCGCGCTCAAGCGGCGGACGCCGGGCGACGACATGACCAGTGTCCTGATCGCCGCGCGGGAGGAGGACGGCGAGCGGCTCACCGAAGCCGAACTCGTCGACACCCTGCTCCTGGTGATCAGCGCCGGCCACGAGACCACGGTCAACCTGCTCGACAACGCGATCCACGCCCTGCTGACCCACCCGGACCAGCTCGAACTGGTCCGCTCCGGCGGGGCCACCTGGAACGACGTGATCGAGGAGACGCTGCGCGTCCAGGCGCCGGTGGCCACCCTGCCCCTGCGTTACGCGGTGGAGGACATCGAGACGGCGGGCGTGACCATCAAGAAGGGTGACGCGATCCTCGCCGCGTACGCCGCCGCCGGGCGCAACCCGGCGCTCCACGGCGAGGACGCGGACCGGTTCGACGTCACGCGGCTGAACAAGGAGCACCTCGCCTTCGGGCACGGCGTGCACTTCTGCCTGGGAGCGCCGCTGGCCCGGCTGGAGGCGCAGATCGCCCTGCCCGCGCTCTTCGAGCGCTTCCCCGGCCTGGCCGCGGCCACCCCGGCGGAGGGGCTGGCGCAGGTCGCGTCGTTCATCTCCAACGGCCACCGCAGCCTGCCCGTGCTCCTGAAGGGCGAGGCGCGGCCGGCCGGCTGACGCGCCTGCCCCGTCAGCAGAGGGAGGAGAACCGCTTCGTGCGGCTCTCCTCCCTCTCGCTTGTCCGGCACCGTGCCGGGCCGGGGCAAGGGGAGGGGGGAGGGGCGGGGAGTCCGGCGGAGACAGGTGATTCCACCGATGCCCGCGCGCCGTACGTACGGAGACAGTGGCACCCGCCAGCGAACACGGCGGTGCCCGCCCCCACGTACGACCGGCCACAGCCCTCGGCGACGAGTGCGTCGCGCCGGTCACGGCCATCGGCACCGCCACGACCGAGAGGACGACTCAGTCGTGCAGCAGTTCAGCAGTGAGACCATCCGGAACGCTCCCGCCCACCGCCGACGCGGGAGCGGCCGCCTGCGGTCGCTCGTGGCCGGCCTGGCGGCGCTCCTCGCCGTCGGCGGGCTCAGCTCCGTCGCCACCCCCGCCGCCCAGGCGGCCGACAACCCGTACGAGCGCGGCCCCGCCCCTACCACAGCGAGCATCGAGGCGCCGAACGGCCCGTACGCGGTCTCGCAGACCTCCGTCTCCTCCCTGAGCGTCACCGGCTTCGGCGGCGGGACGGTCTACTACCCGACCACCACCGGCGACGGCACTTTCGGCGCTGTGGCCATCTCGCCCGGCTTCACCGCCGGTGAGTCGTCCATCGCCTGGCTCGGTCCGCGACTCGCCTCCCAGGGCTTCGTCGTCTTCACCATCGGCACCCTCACCCGGTACGACCAGCCGGACAGCAGAGGCAGCCAACTCCTGGCCGCACTCGATTACCTGACCCAGCGCAGCACCGTACGCGCCCGGATCGACAGCGGCAGGCTGGGCGTGATGGGTCACTCCATGGGCGGCGGCGGCTCACTGGAGGCTGCGAAGAGCCGGCCCTCCCTCCAGGCGGCCATTCCGCTCACCGGGTGGAACACCGACAAGACCTGGCCGGAGATAAAGACCCCGACCCTGGTCGTGGGGGCCGACGGTGACACGGTCGCGTCGGTCGGCTCGCACTCCGAGCCCTTCTACGAGAGCCTGCCGTCCTCGCTCGACAAGGCGTACCTGGAACTCAACAACGCGACGCACTTCACGCCGAACACGTCCAACACCACCATCGCGAAGTACAGCATTTCGTGGCTCAAGCGGTTCATCGACAACGACACCCGCTACGAGCAGTTCCTCTGCCCGCTGCCGCGCCCGAGCCTGACCATCGAGGAGTACCGCGGCAACTGCCCGCACACCTCCTGACGTTCGCCGGCCATCCGGTGCCGGTGCCGGCCGCGTGCCCCGCGGCCGGCACCGGCACACCGCTTCCCCGGGCCGTGTGCGCCGGCACAGACTTGGCCCGCCGCCGCTGGGCGCGCGCCCAGCCAAGACCTGCTCGGACCGCCGTCTCCCCAGGTGAGAGGGGGGACAGGGCCTCCCGCGCGGTAACGGACAGAAGGCTTCCGTCTCTGCTTACGCGGACGTAACGTGACGGCCGTGACCGGGATACGACCGTGAGCGTTCCGCACCGGCTGTACGGCCGGCGTTCCGAACTCGAAGCCGTGGCAGCCCTGTCGGACCGGCTGCGCTCCGGCCACGGCGGCGCGCTGCTGTTCGCGGCGGAGCCCGGCCTCGGCCGCACCGCCCTCCTGCGCCGGGCCGCGCTCGGCTTCACAGCGGGTCCCGTCCTGCACACCGGAGCCGTACCGGCCGAGAGCGCACTCCCGTACAGCGGTGTGCACGCGCTGCTGTGCGCCGCCGGCGATGTGCCCGGCGCCCCGTCCGCCGGCATCCTGCCCGCCGGTCTCGAACCCGGCGGACTGCTGGAGCTGCTGTCCGGCCTCGCCGCCGGGCGGCCCCTGCTGGTCTGCGTCGACGACGCGCACCTGTGGGACGCACCGTCGCGCGCCGCTCTCGGCTTCGCCGCCCGGCGCCCGGACGCCCTGCGCTCCGTCGGGCTGCTGCTCTCGGCGGCCGCACACCGCGCACAGGACCCGGACTTCGCCGGACTGCCCGCCGTCCGCCTCGGTCCGCTGACCGAACGCGCCGCGGGGGACCTGCTGGACGAGCTGGCGGGGGAGGGGACGGACCCCGCCGTACGGGAGGCACTGCTGCACGAGGCCGAGGGCAACCCGGCCCTGCTGAAGGTACTGGCCGGCCGCCTGTCACCGGCCCAGCTCTCCGGGCACGCCCCGCTGCCCCGGCCGCTCGCCGACGCGGACGCGCTGTCGCGCACCGTGGGCGGCAGGCTGGCCGCGCTGCCGCCGGACACCGCGTTCGTACTGCTGCTGGCGGCCGCCGCCGAGGAGCAGGCGCCGGGCGCCGCCGGAGCCGACGCGAACCTCGTGCTGCGCGCCGCCCGCTCCGCCGGCATCGGCCCGGCGGCGCTGGACGCCCCGGAGGCGGCAGGGGTGGCGCGCTGCGACGGCGACCTGATCCGCTTCGTGAACCCGCTGCTGCGACGCGCCGTGCACGCCGGGGCCTCCGCCGCCCGTCGCCGCGCCGCCCACCGGCTGCTCGCCGGGGCGCTCGGCGGTGACGGGCACCGCCTCCCGCGCCTGCTGCACCACGCGCTGGCCGCAGACGGCCCCGACCCGCGCCTCGCCGGGGACCTGGCCGCGGCCGCCGCCGCGCCGGACCCGTGGGTCCCGGCCCTCCAGCGCTCACTGGCCCTCGCCCGGGCGGCCGAGCTCACCACCGCCGACGACAGCGCCCGTACGGCCCGCACCACGGCGGCCGCCGAGCACGCGAGGCTCGCCGGGTGCCCGCACCGGGCGCGGGAGTTGCTGGCCGCCGCCCCCGAGGGGGCGGCCCACGACGCTGTACGCGGCCGGGCCGAACTCGTCCGGGGCGCCCTGGCGATGGGCGACGGCCCCGCCGGTGACGCGTACGGGGCGTTGCTGGTCGCCGCCGGGCTGCTCAGCCCGTACGACCCGCACCACGCTCTCGCGGCGCGCCTCGGCGCCATGGAAGCGGCCTGGGTGGCGGGCGACGCGGCGGCCTGCGTGGCCGCGCTCGGCGGCGCCGATCCAGCGCTCGGCGGCGCCGATCCCGTGCCGGCCGGGCCCGCGCCGCGTACCGCGCCGGCCGGGACCGCTCCGTACGCCGCAGGACAGGGCGCGTGCCCGCACGCCCCGACGGCGCGCCCGCCGTCGGCCGCCCCCGGGGGGAGCGGGACGTACGACGACTACCGGGCCGGAATGCTGGCCGCCCTCCAGGCACGGCCCGAGCAGGCCAGGGGGCCGCTGCGGCGGGTACTGGAGCGGGCCGTGCACGACGACGACCCGCAGCGGCTGCTGCGCGCCGGGGCCGCCGCGCTCGTCCTCGGTGACATCACGGCCGCGTGCCGCCTCCACACGCGGGGTCTCGCCGTCGGCCGGGCCAGGGGCCTGGTCGCCCTGGTGCCCCGGCTCCTGGAGCACCTGGCGTACGCCGAGTTACGGGCCGGACGCCACGCCCGGGCCGGTGCGCACGCGAGGGAGGGCCTGCGCGCCGCCCACCGCGCCGGCCAGCGCAACGCCGCCGCCCACCAGCACGCGATCCTCGCCCTGGTCGCCTCGGTCGAGAGCGACGCCGGGGCCGTGGCAGGCCATGTCGCGGCGGCCCTGGCGATCGCCGGTCCGCACGGCCTCGCCCAGGCCGCCACCTTGGCCGAATGGGCCTCGGGGCGGGCCGACCTGGGGCGGGGACGGCCGGTCGAAGCCGCCGCGCGGCTCGGCCCGCTGGTACGGGCGGGCCCGCGCCGGGGCCACTTCGCCGTCCGGATGCTGGCCGTGCCCTGTTTCGTCGAAGCCGCCGCGCTGGCCGGGCACCCCGACGACGCGCGCGGCGCCGTCGAGGAGTTCGCGGCCTGGGCCGCCCACGGCGGAGACCCGCAGGCCCCCGCGCTGCTCGCCCGCTGCCGGGCACTGCTCGCGGACCCCGGTGAGGCCGACGCGCTGTACGCCCGGGCGCTGGCCGGTCACGAACTGGCGGACGGCGACTTCGAGTGGGCCCGTACCCAGCTGCTCTACGGGAAGTGGCTGCGCCGCCGGCGCCGTCCGGGCGAGGCGCGGGTCCGCCTGAGAGACGCACTGGTGGCCTTCGAGCGTTCCGGTGCACGTACCTGGGTGGACCAGGCGCGAGCGGAGCTGCGCGCCACCGGCGACGTGGCGGGCGGCGAACCGGTGGGGGCGCTGTCCTGTCTGACGCCCCAGCAGCTGCGGATCGCCCACTGCGTGGCGGAGGGGGCGACCAACCGCGAGGTGGCGCGGCGCCTTTCCGTCAGCCCCAGGACCGTCGACCACCACCTGCGCAACGTCTTCGCGCAGCTCGGTGTGCGCTCCCGGGTGGAGCTGTGCCGGCTGGTCGACCGTGCCGGCGCCCCGTGACGCGCGCACCCGGCGGGCGCCGCACGGCGTACCGGTCGAACTCCGGCACGGCCCCCGGCCCGCGACGCCCCCTGCCGCAGTTACCACGTAGTGATCGCGGAGGCAACCACTCCCTTTCCTGGCGTGGCTGGTTATGATCTGCATCCCCACGTCTGCACCCCGGTCCGGCGCCGTCCCAAGTCCCGCTCCCCGTCTCGCGCCGGCCCGGCCGCTCGCTGTTCTTCCGCTCTCCCGCGTCCCCGAGGACTGATGTCTCCCATAGAACCCGAAGGCTCACGAGATACGTCGAAAAACCGTCGCCGGCGAACCGTTCGCCTGCGCACCCTGCTCATCTGCTTGGCGGTCGTCCCCACCGTCGCGATGAGCGCCCAGGCCGTAGTGACCGCGGAACGGCTGCGGGGACAGTCGGAACACCTGCGCGCCGACGTGGCGGCCGGTGAGCGGATCGGCGTACCCGTGTACAGACTCATGGTCGCGTTGCAGGCCGAGCGCAGTACGACGGCCGCGCGGCGGGCGGGCTCCGCGGTCTCCGCGGGCGACGTCAGGGACGTACGCGCGGCGACGGACCGCGCCGCGGCCGAGTTCCGCACGGCGGGCGGCGACCGGGCGGAGTCCGGGCAGCGGGACCACCACCTCGTCCGGGTGCGGGAGAGTCTCGACGACCTCGACGCCCAGCGCGAGCGCGCCGATGCCCGCAGCGCCGGAGCCGACCGTACGATCGGCTACTTCAACGGCGTGATCGACGAGGCGATCCACGTCTACCAGCAGGAGTTCAGCCACACCCAGGACGCCGAGCTCACTCAGGAGAGCCGGCTCGTCGCCACCATGTTCTCGGCCTCGGAGCTGCTGGCGCGCGAGGAGACCATCCTCGCGTCGGCCGGGCCGTCGAGGGAGCTGACGGCATCGCGGTTCGCCGAGTACGTCAACGCCGTCGGAGCCCACAGGTACTTGTACGACACGTCGATCGTGCCGTACCTGGCCGCCGAGGACAGGGCGTCGTTCCGGCGGATCACCGGCTCGGGCGCGTGGCAGGCCAAGACCCGCATCGAGAACGTCGTGATGTCCGGCCACGAGGACATCGCGACCGGTGTGCGACTGCCGCTGGAGGCAGCCGGCTGGCGGACGGCGCACGACAAGCTGGCGGGGGAGCTGGCCACGTTCAACGCCGACCGGTCGCGGGGCGTGCTCGAACGCGCCGACGCCAAGGCGGACGAACTGGAGACGGAGGTCGCCCGGCTGGTCGCGGGAAGCGGCGGGACGCTGCTGCTCGTCGCCGGCGTCGTCGTGTTCACCACGCGCACGGTCCTGCGCCGCCTGCGCGCGCTGCACGAGCGCACGGTGGCCGTCGCCGAGGAGACGCTGCCCGACGTCGTGGCCCGGTTGCAGCGCGGGCAGCCCGTCGACGCCGACACGCTGCCCGCCCCGACCGGGGCCCAGGACGAGGTCGGACGGATCAGCGACGCGTTCGCCAGGGTCGTCGCCGTGTCCGTCGACGGACACCGGCAGCTCGCGGACGAGCGCCAGGGGTTCGGCATGTTCGCCGCGGGCATCGCCTCCCGTACCGGCAACCTGGTCAGCCGTCAGCTGAGCCTCACCGAGGACCTCCAGGACACCTTCGGCCACAACGAGGCACTCCTCGCCCAGCTGATGCGCTCCGACCAGCTGACGGTGGGCATGCGGAGGCAGATCGAGAACCTGCTCATCCTCTCGGGCGGCGAGATCCCCGACCCGCACACCGAGCCCATGCGCGTCGCCGACCTGCTCCGCGAGGCCGCCGCGGAGGTCGAGGACTTCCGGCGGATCGAACGGCAGGCCCTGGACGAGATCAGCGTCGAGCCACGCGTGATCAGCCAGATCAGCCACCTGCTCGCGGAACTGCTGGACAACGCCACCCGGTTCTCCCCGCCGAGGTCGAAGGTCGTCATCCGGGCCGAGCTGGTGGCCGACGGGCTGTCCGTCGAGATCGAGGACCGCGGCCCGCGTGTCACCGCCGCGAGCTACGAGGAGATGAACCGGCGCCTGCACTCCGCTCCGCCGTACGCCGTCCTGGCCCGCAACGCGCACCGCCTCGGCCTCTTCGTCGTCGGCCACCTCGCCGACCAGCTCCCCGCCACGGTCACGCTGCGCCGTTCGGTGTACGGAGGGACATCGGCCGTGGTCGTCGTTCCCGGGGAACTGCTCGTGCCCACGGAGCCGGAACCGGCACCCGAGGCGCCGCCGGCGCCCGTGCGGGCCGTCCCCCCGCAGGACGCTGCCGCCCCGCGCCGCCTCGAAGTACGCAAGCCCGGACCGGCCCAGGCGAAGACCGGACTGCCGAGCCGCCGGACACACGAACGTCCGCGGGAAACGGCGCTGGAGCGGTCGCCGGAGCGCACACCTCCGGCCCCGCGGGCCGGGGGATCCCGGCCCGCCCTCCCCGAGCGCGTACCGCACACCCATATCGCCGAACAGCTCCGCGAGCCGCGCGCACCGGAAGCAACGGCCGGTCAGGAAGCGGCGACGCCCGAAGAGGTGGCCGACGCCTGGACCGACTACGAACAAGGGACCCGGAAAGTGGAAGCAGAGCTCCGACAGGACCAGCCATGACGAATACATCGAACGACATGATCTACAGCATCCTGGACAACAACCTGACCAGGATCGCCGGCATTCAGGGGGCCGTGCTCCTCTCCAACGACGGCATCAAGCTCAGCGCCTACCTGCTGGAACGCGACCAGGCCGAGCGCATAGCCGCCGCGTCCTCCGGAATCGCGGCCACCATGAAGGCGATCTCCCGGGAGATCGACGGCGGCGGGGTGATCCGCCAGCTGGTCGAGATGGACGACCGCTATCTGTGCATCGTGGGCTGCGGCGAGGGCAGCACGCTCATCGTCGTCACCTCCCGCAAGGCGCGGCTGGGCGAGCTGGGCGGTGAGGCGGTACGGACCGCCCAGGCGCTCGGTGAATGGCTGGGCACACCTGAGCGCAACCCGGTGCTCCCGTCCTGATGGCGGAAGATCCGCAGCCCCGCGACCGCCGCCGGACGCGGCTGTACGCCCTGACCGACGGCCGTACAGCCGCACCGCACACCGTCCTGACCATGGACACCACCATCACGGCGGCGGTCGACGCGGACGCGCTGGGCGGCCTGCCCACCGAATGGCAGGCCATCCTCGGCATGTGCCCGCCCCCGGACGGGCGGGCGGTCGCCGAGATCGCCGCCCGGATGCACATGCGCCTCACCCCCATGACGGTCCTGCTCGGCGAACTGGCGGACCGGGGGCTGATCCACCACCGACCGCCCCTGGAAGGCGCCGAGACCAGCAATGTCCACCTGCTCATGAGAATCAGGGACAGCCTTGCCCACCTATGACACCCCTGCCGGCGAAGCCGCCCCCGTCAAGATCCTCATCGCCGGCGGCTTCGGCGTCGGCAAGACGACGCTCGTCGAGACCGTCTCCGAGATCGAACCGCTGCGTACGGAGGAGCGGCTGACGGCGGCGGGGGTCGGCGTCGACGACCTCGACGGCATCGAGTCCAAGACGGTGACCACCGTGGCGATGGACTTCGGGCGGATCACCCTCACCGACGCCGGAGTCGTCCTCTACCTGTTCGGCACCCCGGGCCAGGAGCGCTTCTGGTTCATGTGGGACGACCTGCTGAACGGGGCGTTCGGAGCCGTCGTACTGGTCGACACACGCCGTCTGGACCGCAGCTTCCCGGCCGTCGACTTCTTCGAGAGCCGCGGGCTCCCCTTCGTGGTCGGCGCGAACTGCTTCCACGGCGAGCAGCCGTACACCGCCGAAGAGATCCGGGCGGCGCTGCATCTGCGTGACCCGGACACCCCCGTCCTCATGCTCGACGCCCGCTCCCGCGAGGAGGTCCGCGACACCCTGCTGGCCCTTCTCGACCTGCTCATTGCCAAGGCCCGGGAGACCGCGACGGTCTAGATCACCGCTCTTCGCACCGGCCGCGCCAACGTTCCTGCCCGCTTGGCCCCCTCGGCGTGCGCCCGGCCGGAGTCGGACGGAGTATGAAGCCGATGAGCGGAGTAGCTGTGACCAAGGGAAACGCGACGGCGGGCACCGACGACGCGCTCGTCGTGCTGAAGAACGTCAACAAACACTTCGGCGCACTGCATGTGCTTCAGGACATCGACCTGACCATCTCCCGCGGCGAGGTCGTCGTCGTCATCGGGCCGTCCGGGTCGGGCAAGTCCACACTGTGCCGCGCCATCAACCGGCTGGAGGCCATCGACTCGGGCGAGATCTCCATCGACGGCAAACCGATGCCGGCCGAGGGCCGGGAGCTCGCCGCGCTGCGGGCCGACGTGGGCATGGTGTTCCAGTCGTTCAACCTCTTCGCCCACAAGACCGTGCTCCAGAACGTGACGCTGGGCCAGATCAAGGTCCGTAAGAAGGACAAGAAGGACGCGGAGGAGCGGGCGCGCTCGCTCCTCGAACGGGTGGGTGTGACCACCCAGGCGGACAAGTACCCGGCGCAGCTCTCCGGCGGCCAGCAGCAGCGCGTGGCGATCGCCCGGGCGCTGGCCATGGAGCCCAAGGTCATGCTCTTCGACGAGCCGACCTCGGCGCTCGACCCAGAGATGATCAACGAGGTGCTGGAGGTGATGCAGCAGCTCGCCCGCGACGGCATGACGATGGTCGTCGTCACCCACGAGATGGGCTTCGCCCGGTCGGCCGCGAACCGCGTGGTCTTCATGTCGGACGGCCGGATCGTGGAGGAGACGACACCCGACGAGTTTTTCACCAACCCGCGCAGCGACCGGGCCAAGGACTTCCTGTCGAAAATCCTGCACCACTGAGCCCCCCCGCCGAGGCCCCACCGGGCCTCCCCGGCCCCGGCCGCGCCCCGCGGACTCCTTCCCCACATCAATCCCTTCCCCCCAATCAATCCCCAGGGATGATCACCATGAAGATGCTCAAGGTCACCGCCGCGGCCGCCACCGCGCTCGCTCTGTCCCTGACCGCCACGGCATGCGGCTCCGACGACGGCGACGAGAGCGGTTCGGGCGGTAACGGCAACAAGATCACTGTCGGCATCAAGTTCGACCAGCCGGGCCTGGGCCTGAAGACCCCGGACGGCAAGTACACGGGTTTCGACGTCGACGTGGCGACGTACGTCGCGAAGGAGCTGGGCCACGAGCCCGGCGACATCGAGTGGAAGGAAGCCAAGAGCGCCGACCGCGAGACGCTCCTGGAGCGCGGCGATGTCGACTTCATCGCGGCCACCTACTCGATCAACGAGGAACGGGAGAAGAAGGTCGACTTCGCCGGCCCCTACCTCCTCGCCCACCAGGACATCCTCGTCCGCGCGGACGACGACTCGATCAAGAAGCCCGCGGACCTGAACAACAAGAAGCTCTGCTCGGTCACCGGGTCCACCTCCGCGCAGAACGTGAAGACCAAGCTCGCGCCGCAGGCACAGCTCCAGGAGTACGGCGGATACTCCGAGTGCCTGACCGGCCTGGAGAACAAGGTCATCGACGCCCTGACCACCGACGACTCGATCCTCGCCGGTTACGCCTCCCAGAAGGAGCACCAGGGCAAGTTCAGGCTCGGCGGCTTCAAGCTGAGCAATGAGAACTACGGCATCGGCGTCCAGAAGGGCAGCGAACTCAAGGCCAGGATCAACACCGCCCTGGAGAAGATGGTGTCCGACGGCTCCTGGCAGGAGTACGTCGAGAAGAACTTCGGCCCGGCCGACTACAAGAACGAGCCCGCCCCGAAGATCGGCAACGTCGTGAGCTGAGGCCCGCGACCGAACGGCGCGCCGCGCACCGGCGCGGCGCGCCAGGCCCCCACCCACGCGGAAATGCGGGAGACCGTGTTCGACTTTCTCGAAGGTTACGATCTGCTGGGAGCCTTCTGGGTGACGGTGCAGCTCGCCGTCTACTCGGCCATCGGCTCCCTGATCTGGGGAACGCTCCTGGCCGCCATGCGGGTCAGCCCGGTACCTCTGATGCGCGGCTTCGGCACGGGTTACGTCAACGTCGTCCGGAACATCCCGCTGACGGTCATCATCGTCTTCACCTCGCTGGGCCTGTTCCAGACCCTCGGCGTCAGCCTCGGCGCGGACGACTTCAAGACCATCAACTTCCGGCTCGCCGTGCTCGGCCTGATCGCCTACACCTCCGCGTTCGTCTGCGAGGCCCTGCGGTCCGGCATCAACACGGTGCCCGTCGGACAGTCGGAGGCCGCGCGCGCCATCGGCCTGAGCTTCACGCAGGTGCTGACGCTGGTCGTGCTCCCGCAGGCCTTCCGCTCGGTGGTGGGTCCGCTAGCGAACGTACTGATCGCACTGGCCAAGAACACCACGGTGGCCGCCGCGATCGGTGTCGCCGAGGCAGCGGCGCTGATGCAGGAGATGATCGAGAACGAGGCGCAACTGCTCCTCATCTCCGCCATCTTCGCGCTCGGATTCATCTGCCTCACCCTCCCGACCGGTCTGATCCTCGGCTGGGTGAGCAAGAAGGTGGCGGTGCGGCGATGACCTCCGTTCTGTACGACGTCCCCGGGCCGCGTGCCAGACGGCGCAACGTCCTGTTCACGATCGTCTTCCTGGTCGCCCTCGCGGCGCTGATCTGGTGGGTGGGCCGCAATCTCGCCGACAAGGGCCAGCTCGAATGGGCCAAGTGGGAGCCGTTCTTCACCGACTCCCGGGCCTGGACCACGTACATCCTGCCCGGCCTGGAGAACACGCTCATCGCCGCGTCCCTCGCCATGGTGATCGCGCTGCCCCTCGGAGCACTGTTCGGCATCGCCCGGCTGTCGGACCACTGGTGGGTGCGCGGCGCGGCCGGCACGGTCGTGGAGTTCTTCCGC is part of the Streptomyces agglomeratus genome and encodes:
- a CDS encoding glutamate ABC transporter substrate-binding protein, producing the protein MKMLKVTAAAATALALSLTATACGSDDGDESGSGGNGNKITVGIKFDQPGLGLKTPDGKYTGFDVDVATYVAKELGHEPGDIEWKEAKSADRETLLERGDVDFIAATYSINEEREKKVDFAGPYLLAHQDILVRADDDSIKKPADLNNKKLCSVTGSTSAQNVKTKLAPQAQLQEYGGYSECLTGLENKVIDALTTDDSILAGYASQKEHQGKFRLGGFKLSNENYGIGVQKGSELKARINTALEKMVSDGSWQEYVEKNFGPADYKNEPAPKIGNVVS
- a CDS encoding amino acid ABC transporter permease, which produces MFDFLEGYDLLGAFWVTVQLAVYSAIGSLIWGTLLAAMRVSPVPLMRGFGTGYVNVVRNIPLTVIIVFTSLGLFQTLGVSLGADDFKTINFRLAVLGLIAYTSAFVCEALRSGINTVPVGQSEAARAIGLSFTQVLTLVVLPQAFRSVVGPLANVLIALAKNTTVAAAIGVAEAAALMQEMIENEAQLLLISAIFALGFICLTLPTGLILGWVSKKVAVRR